GATAGCTCGTCCAAGAGCTGCCTCTGATGTACATCAATATCTGCAAATAAACTCGAGTTTTCCGGAGTGACATCTCTAGCATTTAACGATGAGCGCAATCGACTGGACTGGAGGTTGCTTCCTGGCAAAAGCAAGGCCGGAACATTTTGTTGCGGTGGCCAACCCGTACTTGTAATGCCATTGGTTGATGGAGACAAGGGCGGAGAGAATGGAGAAGGAGACATCACAGGGTGTGAAGATGGTGAACCAGGTAAAAAGTTCATTGCCGCAGCAAAATCGAATGCATTAGAAGCAGAGGTTATTGAGCGAGGAGATGGTACAGCAGAACCAGTGGAGGCATATAAAGGTCGAAGTTCAACTTGGGTGTGGGCAAAGAAACAAACTCTTCTATTGCAACTCGTACCATCTTTGCAAAGCCGAGTCCTATATTGAGCAGGGTGAAGCCAGCACTCAAAAACCCCATGAGCATATTCACACAAGTCCCCTCTTCGACAAGCCCCTTTACGAAAATCTGGGCACATCACACAGCTATAGTGAAACTTCCTCGGATCCCTCCTCCGGGCATTTTCACCGGGGTGAACAAATGGGCATTCAGTCCAGTCATGGGAGTAGGCACGAGAACAGGGTCGGACCTTAAATGAAAACATTCTAAACTCATCCGTTGAATAGATGATGTTCTTGATGTCAGGTAAAGATGGATCAAAAGGGTATTCTTTCTTCTCTGGAACAGATGACACATATACATCATTGAAATTCAGTTCAGCCGGTATCATATCTGGAGAACATGGAGATCCATTTCCAGGAGAGACTGACAGTGGCGGAGAACTCGAGTTAGAAGTGCCTCTTGACAGTCCCAAATCTGACAGTCCCAAATCACCCTCATCAAATGAAGCATCAACAGCCAGTAACATTTGAAGGGAAAATTTATTGTCTGGACACTTAGGagaaacaacagtaatatcgaGAGGGAATTTACCATTAGCATTTATTAGATTGGGATTCGCACCTGCCGCCAAGAGTAGTTTAACAATGTTAACTGCATTCATAGACCCACCAGATGCAGCACAATGTAGAGCAGTATCCTTATCAACACCACAACATCGATTGACATCGACTTCAGGTGAAGAGAGAATCACTTTCAGAACATCAATGCTGCCATAAGTGGCAGCCACCATTAAGGGAGTTCTATGATGCAGAACCATTTGGTTGGAGTCTTTTCGTCGTCCATACCACAGTCCAACCTCATCAATACTAGATGGTTCACACTCAACAACCCTTTCAAATCCTTCTACGTCATTATTGGCAGCAAGCTCAAGCAAATTAGCAAAAGAGTCGTCGGTTTGAATGGTCGAAAGATTA
The Primulina eburnea isolate SZY01 chromosome 5, ASM2296580v1, whole genome shotgun sequence genome window above contains:
- the LOC140832226 gene encoding zinc finger CCCH domain-containing protein 30-like, which produces MCKLYHYIEAGSDQDSRAVIMSVNLSIGFNLSTIQTDDSFANLLELAANNDVEGFERVVECEPSSIDEVGLWYGRRKDSNQMVLHHRTPLMVAATYGSIDVLKVILSSPEVDVNRCCGVDKDTALHCAASGGSMNAVNIVKLLLAAGANPNLINANGKFPLDITVVSPKCPDNKFSLQMLLAVDASFDEGDLGLSDLGLSRGTSNSSSPPLSVSPGNGSPCSPDMIPAELNFNDVYVSSVPEKKEYPFDPSLPDIKNIIYSTDEFRMFSFKVRPCSRAYSHDWTECPFVHPGENARRRDPRKFHYSCVMCPDFRKGACRRGDLCEYAHGVFECWLHPAQYRTRLCKDGTSCNRRVCFFAHTQVELRPLYASTGSAVPSPRSITSASNAFDFAAAMNFLPGSPSSHPVMSPSPFSPPLSPSTNGITSTGWPPQQNVPALLLPGSNLQSSRLRSSLNARDVTPENSSLFADIDVHQRQLLDELSIQSQPSANTNLLNLSTRSKTLTPSNLEDIFSAESSSPRYSDQALASAVFSPTHKSAIFHQFQQQQQSMLSPIKTNFSPRNIDHSILQSPFGVPSPGRMSPRNVDPISPMNSRASMLAQLEKQHQQFRSLSSRDLGSEAAAAVSSLDDSWGSPNGVPGWAVTAIELGRLKRSSSFETLNNGEEPDLSWVHSLVKESPQDKQDKSTSRIVNVAGSASSSGEHANFSAKTEQVDQSVLGAWLEQMQLDQLMAQ